A stretch of the Arthrobacter sp. PAMC 25486 genome encodes the following:
- a CDS encoding SulP family inorganic anion transporter, whose translation MAASTKQAQAPTPEQLQSVWGTLKSPRRLKTEVLAGLVVGLALIPEAIAFSVIAGVDPRIGLFAAFTMAVTIAFTGGRSAMISAATGAVALVIAPLVRSHGVDYLIACVILAGVIQIILAVSGVAKLMRFIPRSVMVGFVNALAILVFIAQLPELIGVPWLVYPMVLAALLIMFVLPRFTQAVPAPLVAIVALTLVTVLGAIAVPTVGDKGALPDSLPTAVIPNVPLTFETLQVIFPFALAMAFVGLLESLMTAKLVDDITDTRSNKTREAWGQGVANIVTGFFGGMGGCAMIGQTMINVKASGARTRISTFFAGVFVLLLVVVFGDVVSMIPMAALVAVMIFVCWATFDWHSIRLRTLKALPKSETFVMVATVIATVATNNLAIGVGTGTLLAMILFARRVAHFVTVERIEGDSEVTYVVNGELFFASSNDLYTQFSYALDPDRVIIDMRESHLWDASTSATLDAITDKYRRHGKDVEIVGLNDASTRMRERLAGKLGSP comes from the coding sequence ATGGCCGCCAGCACCAAACAGGCGCAGGCCCCAACCCCCGAGCAGCTCCAGTCCGTATGGGGGACCCTGAAGTCACCGCGCAGGCTGAAGACTGAAGTCCTCGCCGGGCTCGTCGTCGGCCTGGCGCTCATCCCTGAGGCCATCGCGTTCTCCGTCATCGCCGGCGTGGACCCCCGGATCGGGCTCTTCGCGGCCTTCACCATGGCCGTGACCATCGCCTTCACGGGCGGCCGGTCCGCCATGATCTCGGCGGCAACCGGAGCTGTGGCGTTGGTGATCGCCCCCTTGGTGAGGTCGCACGGCGTCGACTATCTCATTGCCTGCGTGATTCTTGCCGGGGTCATCCAGATCATCCTGGCGGTGTCCGGCGTTGCAAAGCTGATGCGGTTCATCCCGCGTTCGGTCATGGTCGGCTTCGTCAACGCCCTGGCCATCCTCGTGTTCATCGCACAACTGCCGGAACTCATCGGTGTGCCATGGCTCGTGTACCCGATGGTGCTCGCCGCTCTGCTCATCATGTTTGTCCTGCCGCGGTTCACCCAGGCGGTGCCGGCGCCGCTTGTCGCCATTGTGGCGCTGACGCTCGTCACGGTCCTGGGGGCCATCGCCGTTCCAACGGTGGGGGACAAGGGCGCGCTGCCCGACTCGCTGCCGACGGCCGTGATCCCCAATGTGCCGCTGACCTTCGAAACGCTCCAGGTGATCTTCCCGTTCGCCCTCGCCATGGCGTTCGTGGGGCTGCTCGAATCCCTCATGACCGCCAAGCTCGTGGACGACATCACCGACACCCGCTCCAACAAGACCCGCGAGGCCTGGGGCCAGGGCGTCGCCAACATTGTGACCGGCTTCTTCGGCGGCATGGGCGGCTGCGCCATGATCGGGCAGACCATGATCAACGTCAAGGCATCGGGCGCCCGCACCCGTATCTCCACATTCTTCGCCGGCGTCTTCGTGCTGCTCCTGGTGGTGGTGTTCGGCGATGTCGTCTCAATGATTCCGATGGCCGCGTTGGTCGCCGTGATGATCTTCGTCTGCTGGGCAACGTTTGATTGGCACAGCATCCGCCTGCGCACCCTCAAGGCCCTGCCGAAGAGCGAAACCTTCGTCATGGTCGCCACGGTCATCGCCACCGTCGCCACGAACAACCTGGCCATCGGCGTCGGCACGGGCACCTTGCTGGCAATGATTTTGTTCGCCCGCAGGGTGGCGCATTTCGTCACCGTCGAACGCATCGAGGGCGACAGCGAAGTCACCTACGTCGTCAACGGAGAGCTGTTCTTCGCCTCATCCAACGATCTCTACACCCAGTTCTCCTACGCGCTGGACCCCGACCGCGTCATCATCGACATGCGCGAATCCCACCTCTGGGACGCCTCCACCAGCGCCACCCTCGACGCCATCACCGACAAATACCGCCGCCACGGCAAGGACGTGGAAATTGTCGGCTTGAACGACGCCAGCACCCGCATGCGCGAGCGCCTCGCCGGAAAACTGGGCAGCCCCTAA
- a CDS encoding aldose 1-epimerase family protein, which produces METTVLLANPGQQSSANGAVFRIAAGEYAASFTSRGAALSELQFAGRDLVVPFDPELPIPDYRGIIAAPWPNRVADGAYRWEGVVQHLPLNEPDRGTALHGLVFDRLWEVETYDAESLTLRCEIDASSGYPGPLALVVEYRIDTDGLHTTVTASNPGVARIPYGVCPHPYLVAGPAPLDEWTLQVDAAEFLDVTPDRLLPLQLHPVDGHPFDFRITKIIGSTEIDHAFTGIAADITGTSELTVTDPSGSHAGMRWDASCPWLQIHTADKPDTASSRRGLAVEPMTCPPDSFNSGMDLIALEPGASHAASWTIFGG; this is translated from the coding sequence ATGGAAACCACTGTACTTCTCGCTAACCCAGGGCAGCAGTCGAGCGCCAACGGAGCCGTGTTCCGGATTGCTGCCGGGGAGTATGCCGCCAGTTTCACCTCCCGCGGTGCCGCACTGTCGGAACTGCAGTTTGCCGGACGTGACCTGGTGGTGCCGTTTGACCCTGAACTGCCCATCCCGGACTACCGTGGCATCATTGCCGCGCCGTGGCCCAACCGGGTTGCCGATGGGGCCTACCGCTGGGAGGGCGTGGTCCAGCACCTGCCGCTGAATGAACCGGACCGTGGCACGGCCCTGCACGGGCTGGTCTTTGACCGGCTGTGGGAGGTGGAGACGTACGACGCCGAATCCCTCACCTTGCGCTGTGAGATTGACGCGTCCAGTGGCTATCCCGGGCCGCTGGCCCTCGTGGTGGAGTACCGGATCGATACCGATGGGCTGCACACAACTGTGACCGCCAGCAATCCCGGCGTGGCGCGGATCCCGTACGGCGTCTGTCCCCATCCTTACTTGGTGGCCGGACCCGCGCCACTTGATGAGTGGACACTGCAGGTAGATGCCGCCGAGTTCCTTGACGTCACGCCCGACCGGCTACTGCCTCTGCAACTGCACCCTGTGGACGGTCATCCCTTCGATTTCCGGATCACCAAGATCATTGGCTCCACGGAGATTGACCACGCGTTCACAGGTATTGCTGCCGACATCACGGGCACTTCGGAGTTGACCGTTACCGACCCCTCCGGCAGTCATGCGGGCATGCGTTGGGATGCCTCATGCCCGTGGTTGCAGATCCACACGGCCGACAAACCGGACACTGCCAGCAGTCGCCGGGGTCTGGCGGTGGAGCCAATGACCTGCCCGCCGGATTCCTTCAACTCTGGTATGGACCTGATTGCGCTGGAACCGGGTGCATCTCATGCCGCCAGTTGGACCATCTTCGGCGGCTAG
- the xylA gene encoding xylose isomerase: MALEPTREDKFSFGLWTIGWNAQDQFGSATRPQLDTVEAVNKLSDLGAYGMTFHDNDLFPFEATAAERRTEIDRLKGALDSTGLVIPMVTTNLFSHPVFKDGGFTSNDRDVRRFAIRKVIENLDLAAELGAETFVMWGGREGSEYDSAKDIQGALERYREAVNLLGDYVTDKGYNIRFAIEPKPNEPRGDILLPTLGHALAFIETLERPELVGINPETGHEQMAGLNFTHGIAQALYQGKLFHIDLNGQRGVKFDQDLVFGHGDLQNAFSLVDLLENGGPNGGQAYTGPRHFDYKPSRTEDINGVWDSAAANMRMYLLLKERAAAFRADPEVQAALAFSKVDEINQPTLNPGESYDALIADKSSYEDFDAAPYFGGKGFGFVKLQQLFLEHLLGAR; the protein is encoded by the coding sequence ATGGCTCTTGAGCCCACACGCGAAGACAAGTTTTCCTTTGGCCTTTGGACCATCGGCTGGAATGCCCAGGACCAGTTCGGTTCGGCCACCCGCCCGCAGCTGGACACCGTGGAGGCCGTCAACAAGCTCAGCGACCTCGGCGCCTATGGCATGACCTTCCACGACAATGACCTGTTCCCCTTCGAAGCCACCGCCGCCGAGCGCCGCACCGAGATTGACAGGCTCAAGGGCGCCCTGGATTCCACGGGCTTGGTCATCCCCATGGTCACCACCAACCTCTTCAGCCACCCGGTGTTCAAGGATGGCGGCTTCACCTCCAACGACCGCGACGTGCGCCGCTTCGCCATCCGCAAGGTCATCGAAAACCTCGACCTCGCCGCCGAACTGGGCGCTGAAACCTTCGTCATGTGGGGTGGGCGCGAAGGCAGCGAATACGATTCCGCCAAGGACATCCAGGGCGCCCTGGAACGCTACCGTGAGGCAGTGAACCTGCTCGGCGACTACGTCACCGACAAGGGCTACAACATCCGCTTCGCGATCGAGCCCAAGCCGAACGAACCCCGCGGCGACATTCTCCTGCCCACCCTCGGCCACGCCCTGGCATTCATCGAGACGCTCGAACGCCCGGAACTGGTGGGCATCAACCCCGAGACCGGCCACGAGCAGATGGCAGGCCTGAACTTCACCCACGGCATCGCCCAGGCGCTCTACCAGGGCAAGCTGTTCCACATCGACCTCAACGGCCAGCGCGGCGTGAAGTTCGACCAGGACCTGGTGTTCGGCCACGGCGACCTGCAGAACGCCTTCTCCCTCGTCGACCTCCTGGAAAATGGCGGCCCCAACGGCGGCCAGGCCTACACCGGCCCCCGCCACTTCGACTACAAGCCCTCACGCACCGAGGACATCAACGGCGTGTGGGATTCGGCTGCCGCCAACATGCGCATGTACCTGCTGCTGAAGGAACGGGCCGCAGCATTCCGCGCCGATCCCGAGGTCCAGGCAGCCCTGGCATTCTCCAAGGTTGACGAGATCAACCAGCCCACCCTGAACCCCGGCGAAAGCTACGACGCCCTCATCGCCGACAAGTCCTCCTACGAAGACTTCGACGCCGCCCCGTACTTCGGCGGCAAGGGCTTCGGCTTCGTCAAGCTCCAGCAGCTGTTCCTCGAGCACCTGCTCGGCGCGAGGTAA